One segment of Candidatus Binatia bacterium DNA contains the following:
- a CDS encoding MBL fold metallo-hydrolase, translated as MMNKVIFQNRHLVFLVSLVLLTLPSQPGQAAEEGSKVPPVVMKQVAPDLYFHFDYDSSNSIIWVTDEGVLVIDTRWHPRGAKDLIEKIRKITDKPIRWAVVTQAHGDHYLGNQVFKEQGAMIASQIDAARNIEKYFDKDLARRGASFKRYGFNPAEIKMTLPDVTFETQMNIKLGGKIAQLVYFGPAQDPGASFIYFPHAKALATGGSFARQSWANPMYTPSVDGWIAALHKIMKMDVDVYLPGHGDVGTKKDVQEAIDFLVDLQTAVKDAIAKGMSKEQAAKTLQLPKYKDWRNADRGGDNIAAMHHLLTTGKSAYLDR; from the coding sequence ATGATGAATAAGGTCATCTTTCAGAACCGGCATTTGGTCTTTTTGGTTTCGCTGGTGCTCCTGACACTTCCGAGTCAACCCGGACAGGCAGCCGAAGAGGGCAGCAAGGTTCCTCCGGTGGTCATGAAACAAGTCGCTCCTGATCTCTACTTCCATTTCGACTATGACTCATCCAACTCGATCATTTGGGTGACCGACGAAGGCGTGCTCGTGATCGACACCCGCTGGCACCCGCGCGGGGCCAAGGATCTGATTGAAAAAATTCGCAAGATCACGGACAAACCCATTCGCTGGGCCGTCGTGACCCAGGCCCACGGCGATCACTACCTGGGGAACCAGGTCTTCAAGGAGCAGGGCGCGATGATTGCAAGCCAGATCGATGCCGCCCGGAACATAGAAAAATATTTCGACAAAGACCTCGCAAGACGGGGAGCTTCCTTCAAACGATACGGTTTTAACCCGGCCGAGATCAAAATGACCCTGCCGGACGTGACCTTCGAGACGCAAATGAACATCAAGCTTGGCGGGAAGATAGCCCAGCTTGTTTACTTCGGCCCGGCCCAGGACCCGGGAGCTTCATTTATCTACTTCCCGCACGCGAAAGCGCTGGCGACCGGCGGGTCGTTCGCCAGGCAGAGCTGGGCCAATCCTATGTATACCCCCTCGGTGGACGGCTGGATTGCCGCGCTGCATAAGATCATGAAGATGGACGTGGACGTTTATCTGCCCGGCCATGGCGACGTCGGCACGAAGAAGGACGTTCAGGAGGCGATCGATTTTCTAGTCGACCTTCAGACGGCGGTCAAAGATGCGATCGCCAAGGGAATGAGCAAGGAGCAGGCGGCCAAGACTTTGCAGCTTCCAAAGTATAAAGACTGGCGCAACGCCGACCGCGGGGGGGACAACATCGCCGCGATGCACCATCTGTTGACGACGGGGAAGTCGGCCTACCTCGACCGCTGA
- a CDS encoding type II toxin-antitoxin system RelE/ParE family toxin — protein MKPTRFLGTSHRDLAGFPELARRQAGYELFMVQVGREPADFKPLPTVGSGAYEIRIRDAAGAFRVVYVAKFEEAVYVLHAFQKKTRKTSQADIELAVQRYRLIGEQS, from the coding sequence ATGAAGCCGACCCGCTTTCTCGGCACATCTCACCGTGATTTAGCGGGCTTTCCCGAGTTGGCGCGTCGACAAGCCGGATACGAGTTGTTCATGGTGCAAGTCGGGCGTGAACCAGCAGACTTCAAGCCGCTTCCGACCGTTGGATCTGGAGCCTACGAGATTCGGATACGAGATGCCGCCGGGGCGTTCCGCGTCGTGTACGTGGCCAAGTTCGAGGAAGCAGTTTATGTCTTGCACGCTTTTCAGAAGAAGACCCGAAAGACATCCCAGGCGGACATTGAGCTGGCAGTGCAGCGTTACAGGTTAATCGGAGAGCAGTCATGA
- a CDS encoding XRE family transcriptional regulator — translation MKKKQARQVKGSNNVFLDLGFPPHEAAVMLLRCELAEALRKWMDREAITQAEAAKRLGVVQPRISEIARNKVDKLSLDYLVGLCAKAGVSVAVKLAA, via the coding sequence ATGAAGAAAAAACAAGCACGGCAAGTGAAGGGCTCAAACAATGTGTTTCTTGATCTCGGCTTCCCACCGCATGAGGCCGCTGTGATGCTCCTGCGTTGCGAGCTGGCCGAAGCGCTCCGTAAATGGATGGACCGTGAGGCGATTACCCAGGCGGAAGCCGCCAAGCGCCTTGGCGTGGTCCAGCCCCGCATCTCCGAGATCGCGCGCAACAAGGTTGACAAGCTGTCTCTGGACTACCTCGTGGGCCTGTGCGCAAAGGCTGGTGTCTCAGTCGCCGTGAAATTGGCCGCCTGA
- a CDS encoding glycosyl hydrolase, with protein sequence MPICLSPGGQMTTVGAAPEDTLLVGTVDGVFSFARSDGPWTPREKSLAGEHISALLFEPTSRTLFAGTFGEALYASDDLGRNWERRDRGLGGREIYSLACQQLAGRPRVYAGTQPAHLFYSDDLGKNWTELSGLREVPGVERWTFPGPPHQAHVKSLAFDVKQPEKIYAAVEVGGFLKSEDGGKSWKSVAGLNPDAHRVATALSDPGKIYLVMPTTNCGPEVTAGVCVSADGGESWTSLTPRDFRIGYVDPLLIHPHNRNLLFVAGGKTGPGTWRKLHTADSRIARSTDGGKSWEVLHNGLPEHIRGNVEAFSMDVWNSGFALFAGTTDGEVFYSDDAGESWNKIIQGIGAVSKAYHYQNLAMSAA encoded by the coding sequence ATGCCAATCTGTTTATCGCCGGGCGGCCAGATGACGACGGTGGGCGCTGCGCCTGAAGATACACTTCTCGTGGGCACGGTGGATGGAGTTTTTTCTTTTGCGCGGAGTGACGGGCCATGGACGCCGCGGGAGAAATCTCTCGCGGGCGAGCACATAAGCGCGCTCCTCTTCGAGCCGACGAGCCGCACATTGTTCGCCGGAACTTTCGGCGAGGCGCTTTACGCGAGCGACGACCTCGGACGCAATTGGGAGCGGCGCGACCGCGGGTTGGGCGGAAGAGAAATCTATTCGCTCGCGTGCCAACAACTTGCCGGACGGCCGCGCGTCTACGCCGGAACCCAGCCGGCGCATCTTTTTTACAGCGACGACCTGGGCAAAAACTGGACCGAGCTCTCCGGGCTGCGTGAGGTTCCGGGCGTGGAGAGATGGACGTTTCCCGGCCCGCCGCACCAGGCGCACGTGAAGAGCCTCGCGTTCGACGTCAAACAACCGGAAAAAATCTACGCGGCGGTCGAAGTCGGAGGTTTTCTCAAGAGCGAGGACGGCGGCAAGAGCTGGAAATCCGTCGCGGGTTTGAACCCCGACGCGCATCGCGTTGCGACGGCGCTTTCCGATCCGGGAAAAATTTATCTCGTGATGCCCACCACCAACTGCGGTCCGGAAGTCACGGCCGGAGTTTGCGTGAGCGCGGACGGCGGCGAAAGCTGGACGAGCTTAACGCCGAGAGATTTTCGGATCGGCTACGTCGATCCGCTCCTGATTCATCCGCACAACCGAAATCTCCTCTTCGTCGCCGGCGGCAAGACCGGCCCGGGCACATGGAGAAAACTGCACACGGCGGATTCGCGCATCGCGCGGAGCACGGATGGCGGCAAGAGCTGGGAGGTTTTGCACAACGGCCTGCCGGAACACATCCGTGGCAACGTCGAAGCGTTCTCGATGGACGTGTGGAACAGCGGCTTTGCGCTCTTCGCGGGCACGACCGACGGAGAAGTCTTCTACAGCGACGACGCCGGCGAAAGCTGGAACAAAATCATCCAGGGCATCGGCGCGGTCTCCAAGGCGTATCACTACCAGAACCTCGCCATGTCGGCGGCGTGA